Part of the Pseudomonas sp. ADAK13 genome is shown below.
TCGACGTGCCCACACCCGGCCCCGACGAGATCCTGACCAAGGTCGAGCTGTGTGGCATCTGCATGGGCGACATCAAGACCTATCGCGGCGCGCCGTCGTTCTGGGGCGATGCCGAGCAGCCGCGCTACGTGAAGCCGCCGATGATTCCCGGGCATGAATTCGTGTGCCGCGTGGTTGCCCTCGGCCCGGGTGCGGAAAAGCGTGGGGTGAAGGTCGGCGACCGGGTGATTTCCGAACAGATCGTACCGTGCTGGGGCTGCCGTTTCTGCAACCACGGCCAGTACTGGATGTGCCAGAAGCACGACCTGTATGGCTTCCAGAACAACGTCCAGGGCGCCATGGCCCAGTACATGATCTTCACCAAGGAAGGCATCATCCACAAAGTGCCGGACTCGATTGCCCCGGATGAGGCGATCCTGATCGAACCCCTGGCCTGCTCGCTGCACGCAGCGGAACGGGCGAATGTGGACTTCGACGACATCGTGGTGGTGGCCGGTGCCGGTACCCTGGGCCTGGGGATCATCGGTGCGGTGCGCATGCGCAACCCGAAGAAACTCATCGTGCTCGACATGAAACCCGAACGCGCCGCCCTCGCCCTGCGCATGGGCGCGGATGAGGTGTGGAACCCCGCCGAGGTCGACGTGATGGCGAAGATTCGCGAGATCACCGATGGCTATGGTTGCGACATTTACATCGAAGCCACCGGGCATCACAAGGCGGTGAACCAGGGCCTGGCGATGCTGCGCAAGCTGGGGCGTTTTGTTGAGTTCAGCGTGTTCAACGACGAGGCCACGGTGGACTGGTCGATCATCGGCGACCGCAAGGAACTGGACGTGCTGGGCTCGCACCTGGGCCCGTACATGTACCCACGGGCCATCGACTTTATCGGCAACCGCAAGATCGACATGCGCGACGTGGTGACCCACAAATTTGCCCTGGCAGACTTCAAGGAAGCGTTTGCGGTGATGGAACGCGGAGACAAGTCGCTTAAAGTCGTCCTGGAACCCTGATTGGCTCAATAACACAAAACCCTGCGGGCGCCGGGCTCTTTGTGGGAGCTGGCTTGCCTGCGATAGCATCGACCCGGTGTCACTGAAAGACCGAGGCGCTTGCATCGCAGGCAAGCCAGCTCCCACAACAGCCCCCGCCCCAACACCCAGAACAAGAACACAGGAAACCGCGTTATGAATCGAGTGATAAACGATCCGGATCAGGTGGTCGAGGACATGCTGCGGGGCATTCTGGTCGCGCACCCCGAGCTGCGCCAGTACGAAACCAATCCACGGGTGATCGGCAAGGCCAGGCCGTCACCGCAAGGCCGTGTGGGCATCGTGACCGGCGGCGGCTCCGGGCATGAACCGGCGTTCCTCGGCTATGTCGGCCCGGGCCTGGTGGATGCCGTGGCCGTCGGCGAGATTTTCTCCTCGCCCACCGCCAAAAGTTTCTTCGACGCCTTCCGGGCTGCCGACCACGGCGCCGGCGTGGCGTGCCTGTACGGCAACTATGCCGGCGACAACATGAACGTGAAGCTGGCGATGAAGATGGCCGCCAGCAAGGACATGCGCATCCGCACGGTGGTCGCCAACGACGACGTGGCCTCGGCCCCCAAGGCCGACATCGCCAAGCGTCGCGGGGTGGCGGGTGAGATCTTCATGTGGAAGGTCGGTGGTGCAGCGGCCGCGCAGCATTACGACCTGGACGGGGTGATTCGTGTCGCCCAGAAGGCGGTCGACAACTGCCGCTCCATCGGCATCGGCCTTACGCCCTGCACCATCGCCGCGGTGGGCAAGCCGAACTTCCAGATCCCCGACGGGCAGATGGAATTGGGCATCGGCCACCACGGCGAGCCGGGCATCGAAGTGATCCCCATCGAGTCCGCCGAAGCCATGGCGGCGCGCATGCTCGCGCCGATCCTCGCCGACCGCGACTTCAGCCAGGACGACAGCGTGGTGGTGCTGGTCTCGGGCCTGGGCGCCACGCCGGTGATGGAGCTTTACATTTTCTACGCCGAGGTTGAACGTCAGCTCAAGGCCAAGGGTTTGAAGATTCACCGCTGCTACGTGGGCAACTACTTCACTTCCCTGGAAATGATGGGCGTGACCCTGACCTTGCTGGGCCTGGACGCCGAGCTGAAAACCCTGATCGACCAACCCTGCCGTTCCATCGGCATGACCCAGGCGGAATAAACCATGAGCCAGCATTTCTCCACCCACGACGGCAGCGCCATCGTTGCCGACCTGGTGAGCGTGATCGTTGCCAACCGCGAGTACCTCAGCGAAGTTGACGGCGCCATTGGCGATGGCGACCACGGCATCAACATGGCCAAGGGCTTTGCCCATTGCGGGCGCACGATCGAAGGCCGCCAGTTGACCCTGGCCGAAGCGCTGGACGAGTTGACGCTGAGCCTGATGGAAGGCATCGGCGGCTCCATGGGGCCGCTGTATGGCAGCCTGTTTATCGGCATGGCGGATGAGGTACGGGCCAGCGAAGAGATTGACGCGGCGACCTTTGCGCACTTGCTGCGGGGCGGACTGACGTCGTTGCAGGACATCACCGAAGCCGGCGTAGGTGACAAGTGTTTGATGGACACGCTGATTCCGGCGGTGGAGGCGTTTGAACAGGCCCACGCGTCGGGCGCGTCGTTCAGTGAAGCGCTGGAGGCGATGAAAAGTGCGGCGTCACAGGGACGGGATTCCACCAGGGATCTGGTGGCGAAGATTGGCCGGGCGAGTCGGCTGGGTGAGCGCTCGCTCGGCGTACTGGATGCGGGCGCGGTGTCGTGCTGTTTGATACTGACAAGGCTGGCGGATTCGGTTCAACCGCGGTTGGTGTAGCGCCTGGCCGGGCCTCATCGCAGGCAAGCCAGCTCCCACAGTTGATCGAGTGTGCCTGGGCGTACGCTGTCAACTGTGGGAGCTGGCTTGCCTGCGATGGCCGCGGCGCGGTTTAACGTTTATCACCAAAATCAGCTGCACTCTGCTTCACCTGCTCTATGTACCGCGCCACCGCCGGCGCCTTTTCAAAACGCCGGTGGATCAGCGACAGCCACGACGACGCCTCGCTGCCTTCAATCCTGCGATACACCACGTTCGGCAACCCCACATGCCCCACCACCGACTCCGGCACCACCGCCACGCCCTGCCCCAGCGACACCAAGGCAATCACTGCCACCAAACCACCCGGCTGCGGCCCTAACCGGGGTGCATAGCCGCCCTGCGCCGCCACGTGCAACGTGCCGCTGATCTGCTCGGGCAAGATGAAGGTCTCGTTCTGCAGGTGCTCACAGCTGATCGCCTTCAACCCCAGCAGCCACGAATCCTGAGGCAACGCCAGCACAAACCCCTCACTGCTCAAACGCACCGCATCGACGCCGTCAGGCAAGGTCATCGGCGAGCGAATATAGCCAATGTCGTAGCGCCCCTCGGCCACCAGTCCCGGCAACGCCGCCATGGGGCTCTCGCGCACATTGAGGCTCACGTCCGGGCAATCCGCGCAGAACGACTGCACCTGGCGCTGCAGCAGCCCCGAATACACCGCCGACGCCACATACCCCAATTCGATATGACCGATCTCGCCACGCCCGGCGCGCTGGGCATTGCGCTGGGCAAACTCGAACTGGCGCACCGTGGCCTCGGCCTCGATCAGCAACGCCGCGCCCGCCTCGGTCAGGCTGACTTCGCGCTGGCGGCGGATAAACAGGCGGGTGCCCAGGGTGGTCTCCATGTCCTGGATCTGTCGGCTCAGGGTCGGCGGCGCAATGCCCAGTTGCTCGGCGGCACGGGTGAAATTGCGTTGCCGGGCAACGGCCAGAAAGTAGCGGAAATGCCGTATTTCCATCACAGGATTAGCTCAAAGGTAATGAAGTGCTGTATGGCGCCTAACAACGGCCGACTGACCGGGGATAAGCTCGCGGTACGCTTACAGTAGAGAGGCTTTCCCATGTTCGTCAAATCATTGATCCTGGCCGCTGTCGGTCTTTGCACCCTGCCAGCGGCGTTCGCGGCAGGGCCGTCACCGGGCATTGCCCACAAGGCAATACTTAGTCTGGCAACTGCCCAGCAGGTCGCTGCACACGCTCGAAAATTGGCCGCCGACAAAGGCTGGCCCTGCGCCCTGGCAATCGTCGATGACGGTGGCTGGCCGATCCTGACCCTGCGCATGGACGGGGCCCCTGTGGTGGCGGGCATCGAATTGGCTCAAGGCAAGGCGCGCACGTCAGCACTTTTCAAGCGACCCTCCGCAGACCTGGAAAACGCCATCAACGGTGGGCGCCAGGCAGCCATCACCGCCGGCCTGCTGATGATGAAAGGCGCCCGGCCCATCATTCTTGAAGGCCAGGTCGTGGGCGCCATCGGCATCAGCGCCGACACCCCGGCCCACGACGACGAGATCGCCCTGGCGGCGGTGAGCGCGGTGCAACCATGAGCAACGTCAGCCCGCGCCTCACGCTGCTGACCGCCTCCGGGGTCTGCTCGCTGATTGTGCTCGACACCAATATCGTCGCCGTCACCTTGCCAAGCATCGCCCGGGACCTGGGGGCGAATTTTGCCGATATCGAGTGGGTGGTCAGCGCTTATATGCTGGCCTTCGCCGCGCTGTTGCTGCCGGCCGGGAGCATTGCCGACCGCTTCGGGCGCAAGAAAAGCCTGATCTGGGGCCTGAGCATTTTCATCCTCGCCTCCCTCGGCTGCGGCGCAGCACCGAATGCGTTGTTCCTGGACATCGCCCGAGCCATCAAAGGCGTCGGTGCGGCCTTGCTGCTGACTTCTGCGCTGGCCTCCATCGGCCACACCTTTCACGACGAAGCGGAGCGTGCCAAGGCCTGGGCGTTCTGGGGCGCGTGCATGGGTGTGGCGATGACCGCCGCGCCGACCCTGGGCGGCTTGATCACCGAGTACTTGGGCTGGCGCTGGATTTTCTATCTCAATTTGCCCATCGGCCTGGGGTTGATGGCGCTGTCGGTGCATGCCATCCCGCATTCGCGGGATAGCCAATCGGCGCGGCTAGACCCTTGGGGCAGCCTGGCGTTCAGCGCGAGCCTGCTGTGCCTGATCTGGGGCCTGATCGAAGCCAACCGCATCGGCTGGGACAACCCGCTGACTTACGCCCGGTTGCTGGGCGGCATCGCTTTGCTGGGCTTGTTTGTGCTCGCCGAACGCCTGCAACAGCGGCCGATGGTAGACCTGCAACTGTTCAAGCACCCACGCTTTATCGGCGCGCTGCTGGGGATGTTCGCCTACGCCGGCTGCGCCCAGGTGATGATGACGCTGCTGCCGTTCTACCTGCAAAACGGCCTGGGTTTCTCCGCGATTGCGTCGGGGCTCGGCATGCTGCCGTTTGCCTTGACCATGCTGGTTTGCCCAAGGATTGGCGCACGCCTGGCCGGTCGCTTTGCACCGGCAACGATGATGGCGACGGGGCTCACGCTGGTGGGTTGCGGCAACCTGCTCAGTGCCTGGGCGGTGAATGTCGGCGGCTACCTGCCGTTCGCCCTGGCCATAGCGGTGACGGGGGCCGGCGCCGGATTGCTCAATGGCGACACCCAGAAAAACATCATGGCCTGCGTACCACGAGACCGCGCCGGGATGGCATCGGGCATGAGTACGACCATGCGCTTCAGTGCGATCATGTTAGCGATCGGGGTGTACGGGGCCTTGTTGAGCAGCCACAGCGAACAGCTGCTGCACACCCGCCTGGGCGCACAGTGGCAGGAACAGGTGTCGGGGATTGCTTCACGGGTGGTGGCGGGCGATATGCCGGCGGCAATGGCGCTGCTGCCTGAGTCGGCGCGGGGGATGGTGCAGCCACTGGCGCGGCAGGCATTTGTCGGCGGGTTCAGCGTGGTGTTGTGGGTGGCGGGGTTGTTGGGGTTGCTGGGGGCGCTGGTGGTGGGATCGTTGATGCGCCATTCCATACCGGCGGTGCCGCAGGCTTCACTGCCAACTCGGTGAGTTGACCACCACAAACCCATGTGGGAGCGGGCTTGTTGTGGTGAGCGGGCTTGCCCCGCGCTGGGCTGCGAAGCAGCCCCATCAATCTGTGGTGAACCCGACGGGGGACAAGCCCCCTCACCACAACAAGCCCGCTCCCACATTTTGATCTTCGCCAGGCAGTTGACCTGCTACCAGAACCGCTGCTGGGTCAGGCGACTCCACCAGGTCAGCAGCACGCGGTCTACCGAACCGCTGGCGGCCAGGCCAACCCGCTCCTGCAGGCTTTTACGCTCGGCATAATGCAGGTGGAACACCTCGGCAGTCTTGGCCTTGGTTGCCAGGTATTCGTCGCTGGTTTGCAGCGCGTCCACCAGTTGCTTGTCCAACGCGGCAACGCCGAGCCAGACTTCACCGGTAGCCACTTCATCAATGGCCAGCTGCGGGCGGTAGCGCGACACGAAGTTCTTGAACAGTTGATGGGTGATGTCCAGGTCTTCCTGGAACTTCTCCCGGCCCTTCTCGGTGTTTTCGCCAAACACGGTCAGGGTGCGCTTGTATTCACCGGCGGTCAGCACTTCGAAGTCGATGTCGTGCTTCTTCAGCAGGCGGTTGACGTTGGGCAACTGCGCCACCACGCCGATCGAGCCCAGGATGGCAAACGGCGCGCTGATGATCTTCTCGCCGATGCACGCCATCATGTAGCCGCCGCTGGCCGCGACCTTGTCGATGCACACGGTCAACGGTACGCCCGCCTCGCGGATACGGGCCAGTTGCGACGACGCCAGGCCGTAGCTGTGGACCATGCCGCCGCCGCTTTCGAGGCGCAGCACCACTTCGTCCTTGGGCGTGGCCAGGCTCAACAGTGCGGTGATTTCGTGGCGCAGGCTTTCGGTGGCCGAGGCTTTGATATCGCCGTCGAAATCCAGCACGAACACCCGTGGCCTGGCCTCGGGTTTCTTCTTGCCGTTCTT
Proteins encoded:
- a CDS encoding LysR family transcriptional regulator, which encodes MEIRHFRYFLAVARQRNFTRAAEQLGIAPPTLSRQIQDMETTLGTRLFIRRQREVSLTEAGAALLIEAEATVRQFEFAQRNAQRAGRGEIGHIELGYVASAVYSGLLQRQVQSFCADCPDVSLNVRESPMAALPGLVAEGRYDIGYIRSPMTLPDGVDAVRLSSEGFVLALPQDSWLLGLKAISCEHLQNETFILPEQISGTLHVAAQGGYAPRLGPQPGGLVAVIALVSLGQGVAVVPESVVGHVGLPNVVYRRIEGSEASSWLSLIHRRFEKAPAVARYIEQVKQSAADFGDKR
- a CDS encoding MFS transporter, whose protein sequence is MSNVSPRLTLLTASGVCSLIVLDTNIVAVTLPSIARDLGANFADIEWVVSAYMLAFAALLLPAGSIADRFGRKKSLIWGLSIFILASLGCGAAPNALFLDIARAIKGVGAALLLTSALASIGHTFHDEAERAKAWAFWGACMGVAMTAAPTLGGLITEYLGWRWIFYLNLPIGLGLMALSVHAIPHSRDSQSARLDPWGSLAFSASLLCLIWGLIEANRIGWDNPLTYARLLGGIALLGLFVLAERLQQRPMVDLQLFKHPRFIGALLGMFAYAGCAQVMMTLLPFYLQNGLGFSAIASGLGMLPFALTMLVCPRIGARLAGRFAPATMMATGLTLVGCGNLLSAWAVNVGGYLPFALAIAVTGAGAGLLNGDTQKNIMACVPRDRAGMASGMSTTMRFSAIMLAIGVYGALLSSHSEQLLHTRLGAQWQEQVSGIASRVVAGDMPAAMALLPESARGMVQPLARQAFVGGFSVVLWVAGLLGLLGALVVGSLMRHSIPAVPQASLPTR
- a CDS encoding GlcG/HbpS family heme-binding protein — encoded protein: MFVKSLILAAVGLCTLPAAFAAGPSPGIAHKAILSLATAQQVAAHARKLAADKGWPCALAIVDDGGWPILTLRMDGAPVVAGIELAQGKARTSALFKRPSADLENAINGGRQAAITAGLLMMKGARPIILEGQVVGAIGISADTPAHDDEIALAAVSAVQP
- a CDS encoding MDR/zinc-dependent alcohol dehydrogenase-like family protein, encoding MSTVTERTPEQLAPVIPKTMQAVVCHGPEDYRLETVDVPTPGPDEILTKVELCGICMGDIKTYRGAPSFWGDAEQPRYVKPPMIPGHEFVCRVVALGPGAEKRGVKVGDRVISEQIVPCWGCRFCNHGQYWMCQKHDLYGFQNNVQGAMAQYMIFTKEGIIHKVPDSIAPDEAILIEPLACSLHAAERANVDFDDIVVVAGAGTLGLGIIGAVRMRNPKKLIVLDMKPERAALALRMGADEVWNPAEVDVMAKIREITDGYGCDIYIEATGHHKAVNQGLAMLRKLGRFVEFSVFNDEATVDWSIIGDRKELDVLGSHLGPYMYPRAIDFIGNRKIDMRDVVTHKFALADFKEAFAVMERGDKSLKVVLEP
- the dhaL gene encoding dihydroxyacetone kinase subunit DhaL; translated protein: MSQHFSTHDGSAIVADLVSVIVANREYLSEVDGAIGDGDHGINMAKGFAHCGRTIEGRQLTLAEALDELTLSLMEGIGGSMGPLYGSLFIGMADEVRASEEIDAATFAHLLRGGLTSLQDITEAGVGDKCLMDTLIPAVEAFEQAHASGASFSEALEAMKSAASQGRDSTRDLVAKIGRASRLGERSLGVLDAGAVSCCLILTRLADSVQPRLV
- the sohB gene encoding protease SohB; translation: MEFLAEYASFLAKTVTLVVAILVVLASFAALRSKGRRKSAGQLQVSKLNDFYKGLRERLEQTLLDKDQLKALRKSESKAEKKNGKKKPEARPRVFVLDFDGDIKASATESLRHEITALLSLATPKDEVVLRLESGGGMVHSYGLASSQLARIREAGVPLTVCIDKVAASGGYMMACIGEKIISAPFAILGSIGVVAQLPNVNRLLKKHDIDFEVLTAGEYKRTLTVFGENTEKGREKFQEDLDITHQLFKNFVSRYRPQLAIDEVATGEVWLGVAALDKQLVDALQTSDEYLATKAKTAEVFHLHYAERKSLQERVGLAASGSVDRVLLTWWSRLTQQRFW
- a CDS encoding dihydroxyacetone kinase subunit DhaK, translating into MNRVINDPDQVVEDMLRGILVAHPELRQYETNPRVIGKARPSPQGRVGIVTGGGSGHEPAFLGYVGPGLVDAVAVGEIFSSPTAKSFFDAFRAADHGAGVACLYGNYAGDNMNVKLAMKMAASKDMRIRTVVANDDVASAPKADIAKRRGVAGEIFMWKVGGAAAAQHYDLDGVIRVAQKAVDNCRSIGIGLTPCTIAAVGKPNFQIPDGQMELGIGHHGEPGIEVIPIESAEAMAARMLAPILADRDFSQDDSVVVLVSGLGATPVMELYIFYAEVERQLKAKGLKIHRCYVGNYFTSLEMMGVTLTLLGLDAELKTLIDQPCRSIGMTQAE